A genomic window from Scophthalmus maximus strain ysfricsl-2021 chromosome 17, ASM2237912v1, whole genome shotgun sequence includes:
- the LOC118289370 gene encoding dexamethasone-induced Ras-related protein 1-like: MIKKMSPSENELDIPAKNCHRMVILGSTKVGKTAIISRFLNERFDDQYTPTIEDFHRKFYSIRGEVYQLDILDTSGNHPFPAMRRLSILTGDVFILVFSLDNRDSFQEVQRLKRQIFETKSCLRNKTKENVDVPLVICGNKCDRDLCREVQEEEIERLVDGDEHCAYFEVSAKKNSNVDQMFQTLLTMAKLPDEMSPDRHCKVSLQSCELLHRKSFRSKKCKDGNAYGIVAPFARRPSVHSDLMYIKEKAVGGSQTKEKGCIIC, translated from the exons ATGATCAAGAAAATGTCCCCGTCCGAGAACGAGCTCGACATACCGGCCAAGAATTGCCACAGGATGGTGATCCTGGGCTCCACGAAAGTCGGCAAGACGGCCATCATCTCTCGGTTCCTGAACGAGAGGTTCGACGACCAGTACACGCCAACCATCGAAGACTTCCACCGGAAATTCTACAGCATCAGGGGAGAGGTGTACCAGCTGGACATTTTGGACACGTCCGGGAATCACCCCTTCCCCGCGATGAGGAGGCTTTCGATTCTCACTG GCGACGTGTTCATCTTGGTGTTCAGTCTGGACAACAGGGACTCCTTCCAGGAGGTGCAGCGCCTGAAGCGCCAGATCTTCGAGACAAAGTCTTGCCTGCGAAACAAAACCAAGGAGAACGTGGACGTGCCGCTGGTCATCTGCGGCAACAAGTGCGACAGGGACTTGTGCCGcgaggtgcaggaggaggagatcgaGCGGCTGGTCGACGGCGACGAGCACTGCGCCTACTTCGAGGTCTCGGCGAAGAAGAACAGCAACGTGGACCAGATGTTTCAGACTCTCCTCACCATGGCCAAGTTGCCCGACGAGATGAGCCCCGACCGGCACTGCAAAGTGTCCCTGCAGTCGTGCGAGCTCCTGCACAGAAAGTCCTTCAGGAGCAAGAAGTGCAAAGACGGCAACGCGTATGGGATTGTGGCGCCGTTCGCGCGGAGGCCAAGCGTGCACAGTGACTTGATGTACATAAAGGAGAAAGCAGTGGGAGGCAGCCAGACCAAGGAGAAAGGCTGCATCATATGCTGA
- the med9 gene encoding mediator of RNA polymerase II transcription subunit 9, with amino-acid sequence MAVAQQTQEKESEDCSLLPLVHDIIKCMDKDSPDVHQELAKLKAKIQEAREQISNMPGVDCSPVEQQQQLATLREQVRTKNQLLQKYKSLCMFDVPKAS; translated from the exons ATGGCGGTGGCTCAACAGACGcaagagaaggagagcgagGATTGCTCTTTACTGCCTCTGGTTCATGATATTATCAAATG CATGGACAAGGACAGCCCAGACGTCCACCAGGAGCTGGCTAAGCTCAAGGCGAAGATCCAGGAGGCTCGGGAGCAGATCTCCAACATGCCCGGGGTCGACTGCAGcccggtggagcagcagcagcagctggccaCGCTGCGGGAGCAGGTCCGCACCAagaaccagctgctgcagaaataCAAAAGTCTGTGCATGTTTGACGTCCCCAAAGCGTCATGA
- the LOC118289009 gene encoding ubiquitin carboxyl-terminal hydrolase 22 isoform X2 — MSPAGCSHVNGYKVDNWKQNLRVIYQCFVWSGSAETRRRKAKSCICHMCGAHLNRLHSCLYCVFFGCFTKKHIHEHAKNKRHNLAIDLLYGGIYCFVCQDYIYDKDMEQIAKEEQRKAWKLQGIGEKYTTWEPTKRELELLRHNPKRRKITTNCTIGLRGLINLGNTCFMNCIVQALTHTPLLRDFFLSDRHKCEMQSNSCLVCEMSQLFQEFYSGHRSPHIPFRLLHLVWTHARHLAGYEQQDAHEFLIAALDVLHRHCKGDTIRDDNGKKANNPNHCNCIIDQIFTGGLQSDVTCQVCHGVSTTIDPFWDISLDLPGSSTPFWPLSPGGDGSTVNGESHLSGSTTLTDCLRRFTRPEHLGSSAKIKCGGCHSYQESTKQLTMKKLPIVACFHLKRFEHSAKLRRKITTYVSFPLELDMTPFMASSKESRMNGQYQQTVDVLNNDNKYSLFAVVNHQGTLESGHYTSFIRQHKDQWFKCDDAIITKASIKDVLDSEGYLLFYHKQFLEYE, encoded by the exons ATGAGTCCGGCCGGGTGCTCCCATGTGAACGGTTATAAGGTGGACAATTGGAAACAAAATCTTCGAGTCATATACCAATGCTTTGTTTGGAGTGGCAGTGCTGAGACCCGGAGACGCAAG GCCAAGTCGTGTATCTGTCACATGTGTGGCGCCCACCTGAACCGACTACACTCGTGTCTCTACTGTGTCTTTTTCGGCTGTTTTACAAAGAAACACATCCACGAGCACGCAAAGAACAAGAGACACAATCTAG CGATAGACTTATTATACGGGGgaatatattgttttgtatgTCAAGACTACatatatgacaaagacatgGAGCAGATTGCcaaagaggaacagaggaaagCGTGGAAATTGCAAG GCATAGGGGAGAAATACACAACATGGGAGCCGACCAAGAGGGAGCTAGAATTATTACGACACAATCCTAAGCGGAGGAAAATCACTACGAACTGTACCATAG GTTTACGGGGGTTAATAAACCTGGGCAACACATGTTTCATGAACTGTATTGTTCAGGCCCTAACACATACGCCACTGCTCCGAGACTTCTTCCTCTCCGACAGACACAAGTGCGAGATGCAATCAAACTCCTGTCTGGTGTGTGAGATGTCGCAGCTCTTTCAGGAG ttctaCTCGGGCCACCGTTCGCCCCACATTCCCTTCCGGCTGCTGCACCTGGTTTGGACTCATGCACGTCACCTCGCAGGCTACGAGCAGCAAGACGCCCACGAGTTCCTCATTGCGGCGCTGGACGTTCTACACAGACACTGCAAGGGGGACACCATCA GAGACGACAATGGGAAGAAGGCCAACAATCCAAACCACTGTAACTGCATCATTGACCAAATCTTCACCGGTGGCCTGCAATCAGATGTTACCTGTCAAGTTTGCCA tGGTGTTTCCACAACGATAGATCCATTCTGGGACATTAGTCTGGACCTGCCTGGCTCGTCCACGCCTTTCTGGCCCCTCAGCCCAGGAGGGGATGGCAGCACAGTCAATGGAGAGAGCCACCTGTCAGGGTCCACCACACTCACAGACTGCCTACGCAG gtttaCGCGGCCTGAGCATCTAGGAAGCAGTGCCAAAATCAAGTGTGGCGGTTGCCATAGTTACCAGGAATCCACCAAACAGCTGACAATGAAGAAGCTCCCCATCGTAGCATGTTTCCATCTCAAA CGGTTTGAGCACTCTGCTAAACTGCGGAGGAAGATCACTACATATGTTTCCTTCCCTCTAGAGTTGGATATGACGCCTTTCATGGCATCCAG TAAAGAGAGCAGAATGAACGGGCAGTATCAACAGACGGTTGATGTATTAAACAACGACAATAA GTATTCCTTGTTTGCGGTGGTCAACCACCAAGGCACATTAGAGAGTGGCCACTACACCAGCTTCATCCGCCAGCACAAAGACCAGTGGTTCAAATGTGATGATGCCATAATCACCAAGGCCAGCATTAAGGATGTACTCGACAGTGAAGG gtATCTCCTATTCTACCACAAACAGTTCCTTGAGTATGAGTAG
- the LOC118288984 gene encoding somatostatin receptor type 2-like — MDSWIFASAPPNLSDHLMYDSLIQGNESDLHGNRTDHSFSRIGTVIITCLYFLVCTVGLCGNALVIYVILRYAKMKTVTNIYILNLAVADVLFMLGLPFIAIQLALVHWPFGPVLCRVVMTVDSLNQFTSIFCLMVMSIDRYLAVVHPIKSTKWRKPRMAKTINLTVWGVSLMVNLPIVIYSGIITKHDGCFCTIVWPEPQEAYYTAFMFYTFILGFFLPLMVICLCYLFIIIKVKSSGIRVGSSKRKRSERKVTRMVSIVVAVFVFCWLPFYIFNVTSVTGTISTTPILRSTFAFVVVLGYANSCANPILYAFLSENFKKSFQNVLCLKKVGGLDEVERSDSRQDKSRMMNDPTETQSTLLNGDLQTSI; from the coding sequence ATGGACTCCTGGATCTTTGCATCAGCCCCTCCAAACCTGTCGGACCACCTCATGTACGACAGCCTCATCCAGGGCAATGAGTCGGACCTCCACGGGAACCGCACAGACCACAGCTTCAGCAGGATCGGCACGGTGATCATCACCTGCTTGTACTTTTTGGTTTGCACCGTGGGGCTCTGCGGAAACGCCCTCGTCATCTACGTCATCCTGCGCTACGCCAAGATGAAGACAGTCACCAACATCTACATCCTCAACCTGGCGGTGGCAGACGTGCTCTTCATGCTGGGCCTGCCGTTCATCGCCATCCAGTTGGCACTGGTCCACTGGCCCTTCGGCCCTGTGCTCTGCAGGGTGGTGATGACCGTCGACTCCCTGAACCAGTTCACCTCCATCTTCTGTCTGATGGTCATGAGCATCGACCGCTACCTGGCTGTGGTGCATCCAATTAAATCCACAAAGTGGCGCAAACCCCGCATGGCCAAAACTATCAACTTAACGGTGTGGGGGGTGTCGCTGATGGTTAACCTGCCTATCGTCATCTACAGCGGCATCATCACAAAGCACGATGGCTGCTTCTGCACCATCGTGTGGCCTGAGCCTCAAGAGGCCTACTACACTGCGTTCATGTTCTACACCTTCATCCTGGGCTTCTTCCTACCCCTCATGGTCATCTGCCTTTGCTActtgttcatcatcatcaaggtGAAGTCCTCAGGCATCCGCGTCGGCTCCTCCAAGAGGAAGCGCTCCGAGAGGAAGGTGACCCGGATGGTGTCTATTGTGGTGGCGGTGTTTGTCTTCTGCTGGCTGCCTTTCTACATCTTCAATGTCACCTCAGTCACGGGCACCATCAGCACCACCCCCATCCTCAGGAGCACTTTTGCGTTCGTGGTGGTGCTGGGATACGCCAACAGCTGCGCCAACCCCATCCTCTACGCATTCCTGTCCGAGAACTTCAAGAAAAGCTTCCAGAATGTCCTCTGTCTCAAGAAGGTAGGGGGGCTGGATGAGGTCGAGCGCAGCGATAGCCGGCAGGATAAATCTCGCATGATGAACGACCCCACGGAGACGCAGAGTACTCTGCTGAATGGCGACCTGCAGACTAGCATCTGA
- the LOC118289009 gene encoding ubiquitin carboxyl-terminal hydrolase 22 isoform X1, giving the protein MSPAGCSHVNGYKVDNWKQNLRVIYQCFVWSGSAETRRRKVRASDAGWTELAKSCICHMCGAHLNRLHSCLYCVFFGCFTKKHIHEHAKNKRHNLAIDLLYGGIYCFVCQDYIYDKDMEQIAKEEQRKAWKLQGIGEKYTTWEPTKRELELLRHNPKRRKITTNCTIGLRGLINLGNTCFMNCIVQALTHTPLLRDFFLSDRHKCEMQSNSCLVCEMSQLFQEFYSGHRSPHIPFRLLHLVWTHARHLAGYEQQDAHEFLIAALDVLHRHCKGDTIRDDNGKKANNPNHCNCIIDQIFTGGLQSDVTCQVCHGVSTTIDPFWDISLDLPGSSTPFWPLSPGGDGSTVNGESHLSGSTTLTDCLRRFTRPEHLGSSAKIKCGGCHSYQESTKQLTMKKLPIVACFHLKRFEHSAKLRRKITTYVSFPLELDMTPFMASSKESRMNGQYQQTVDVLNNDNKYSLFAVVNHQGTLESGHYTSFIRQHKDQWFKCDDAIITKASIKDVLDSEGYLLFYHKQFLEYE; this is encoded by the exons ATGAGTCCGGCCGGGTGCTCCCATGTGAACGGTTATAAGGTGGACAATTGGAAACAAAATCTTCGAGTCATATACCAATGCTTTGTTTGGAGTGGCAGTGCTGAGACCCGGAGACGCAAG GTGCGTGCCAGTGATGCAGGATGGACAGAGCTG GCCAAGTCGTGTATCTGTCACATGTGTGGCGCCCACCTGAACCGACTACACTCGTGTCTCTACTGTGTCTTTTTCGGCTGTTTTACAAAGAAACACATCCACGAGCACGCAAAGAACAAGAGACACAATCTAG CGATAGACTTATTATACGGGGgaatatattgttttgtatgTCAAGACTACatatatgacaaagacatgGAGCAGATTGCcaaagaggaacagaggaaagCGTGGAAATTGCAAG GCATAGGGGAGAAATACACAACATGGGAGCCGACCAAGAGGGAGCTAGAATTATTACGACACAATCCTAAGCGGAGGAAAATCACTACGAACTGTACCATAG GTTTACGGGGGTTAATAAACCTGGGCAACACATGTTTCATGAACTGTATTGTTCAGGCCCTAACACATACGCCACTGCTCCGAGACTTCTTCCTCTCCGACAGACACAAGTGCGAGATGCAATCAAACTCCTGTCTGGTGTGTGAGATGTCGCAGCTCTTTCAGGAG ttctaCTCGGGCCACCGTTCGCCCCACATTCCCTTCCGGCTGCTGCACCTGGTTTGGACTCATGCACGTCACCTCGCAGGCTACGAGCAGCAAGACGCCCACGAGTTCCTCATTGCGGCGCTGGACGTTCTACACAGACACTGCAAGGGGGACACCATCA GAGACGACAATGGGAAGAAGGCCAACAATCCAAACCACTGTAACTGCATCATTGACCAAATCTTCACCGGTGGCCTGCAATCAGATGTTACCTGTCAAGTTTGCCA tGGTGTTTCCACAACGATAGATCCATTCTGGGACATTAGTCTGGACCTGCCTGGCTCGTCCACGCCTTTCTGGCCCCTCAGCCCAGGAGGGGATGGCAGCACAGTCAATGGAGAGAGCCACCTGTCAGGGTCCACCACACTCACAGACTGCCTACGCAG gtttaCGCGGCCTGAGCATCTAGGAAGCAGTGCCAAAATCAAGTGTGGCGGTTGCCATAGTTACCAGGAATCCACCAAACAGCTGACAATGAAGAAGCTCCCCATCGTAGCATGTTTCCATCTCAAA CGGTTTGAGCACTCTGCTAAACTGCGGAGGAAGATCACTACATATGTTTCCTTCCCTCTAGAGTTGGATATGACGCCTTTCATGGCATCCAG TAAAGAGAGCAGAATGAACGGGCAGTATCAACAGACGGTTGATGTATTAAACAACGACAATAA GTATTCCTTGTTTGCGGTGGTCAACCACCAAGGCACATTAGAGAGTGGCCACTACACCAGCTTCATCCGCCAGCACAAAGACCAGTGGTTCAAATGTGATGATGCCATAATCACCAAGGCCAGCATTAAGGATGTACTCGACAGTGAAGG gtATCTCCTATTCTACCACAAACAGTTCCTTGAGTATGAGTAG